A window of Watersipora subatra chromosome 10, tzWatSuba1.1, whole genome shotgun sequence genomic DNA:
CGTATCTGTTATCTGGAAaaattcaagattttaagatctatgtCCGGATTTCCGACTCACggacacacagactttgagaaatataaatacatgtatatatatatatatatatatatatatagatgtaattTTCTAAAATGCCAATCTTTAAATGTAGTCCACGCACAAAGGTTTTGTTTAGAAAGTTCTCAGGCTCTGAGGCTTTGCTGATAGCAGATGGCATGATAATACATGGCTAAGAAGTTGGCTGACCACCTTTAATgagaaaataattgaaataatttcaatttTGGGGTTTTGAAAAAAAGTAGGTTTTTCTTTTACTCAATATGCAACAAAGCAAACTGTTAAGCCGTACTTTCTTTTGAACCAGACCTGTCAACCTGGTGCTATGCCAATGAGGAAAAAATTAGGATCTAAAGCCTCGCCCCAGTGGAAAAGTTGTTAAATGGGGACCTAGGCAGGTTAACATTGAATTTCAGCTCTAAAATTATGCTTAACTCACATCCCAACTACTCTTAGTGCTTGATGCAATGAAGGCCCAGATGTAACtaataattgtaacaaaatgtaatcaaataatgtaaaataaacttaactattctatgatatcaaataactctgactttattacttaaagttgcaaacagaacagttgcacagcaaaacatgcagaacactttTTTTCGGAAAAGAATCAGGAAAAATACACAATACCCATTAACATGACAttctttcagtaaaatcaaaaactgtgagctgctaagaacatgaatttgtttgcatacacacattaaacctgcaaacactaaataattgcaacaacagcaacacaaaatcaatatgtaagtagctaaaaacaaaaaattatttgctatttgctgaaacaaagttagacttgctccataaaaattgcaaaatattcagtgtttgactaaaattactaatttattacatacaatacaaagttatgaatattattcatacatatacagtttgtcatgaacaataaaaatcatgaaactctaattTCGAACTTTTCCTCACGAGTATTATTCTTCAAAGCATAGCAAAACtacatgccaatataactcaaatatgtaaggtaataccgAACAGGAATTACGATCTGTATTTACGACATCACAGGCGGAGGAGATCAAGGACAAAAGAAGGAAGGGGATGTTTCCGATGGAGGGAGATCGGCTAGAAAAAAGGGAGGACCAGAGGCTATGACAAGAGCGGGATTATTCTGGGCGCGGTTCACGGAGGAGGAGCAACTGACATACAGATAATCAAGTAAGATCATATAGCTTCATATGGTGTCAGAATATATCGAACCTACAGGCGTAATTGTGTAAGACGTTGCTGTTTGTGTAACGGTATTTTACAACGGCGAGCTCGACAAGGCACAGATTCTCTGGAAGCCGTTGCATTGAGGCAAAGAATCAGATATTTGCTGAGATATTGCAGGAGTAGGCGTACTTTGTGTGGAGCAAAATTTTGCTCCCCTGACTCTTAAAGACAATATAGTGAATTATACTGTCACTCTCATATTTTGGTGTTATCTAATTTGTTCCTTGTTAATCACGATCCATAGTATCTTCTTGATTGTGGTGTGCGGCCAGTAAAACAGTATAGAGTATGTCTGCTAGTGGTGAAACCAAGCCTGAAAAGTTTGTAAAGCCCTTGGATTTTTCCTCGGGCAACCTGGCTACCACTTGGAAAGTTTTTAAAGagcagtttaatatatatgtgaTTGTGAAGAAACTAAGAGAACTCACTGTAGATGAACAGATCGGTCACATGCTTATGGCCATGAGTAGTGACTTGATACCAGTATAAAATCAGTTCACCTTCGTGCCATCTGACGAAGACAAAAAGAAAACACTGGCCAACTGCATCAAATCTTTTGATGTGTATTTTGAGCctgttaaaaatgttatttttgagCTCTCAGTGTTTAATAAGATGACTCAGCAACTTGGCCAATCTCTTCACCAGTTTATAGTTAAACTCCAAGTACAGAGTGAGAATTGTGACTACGGCGATATGCGAGATGACTTGGTAAGGGATAGCACAGTGGTGGGAGTGCGTGACATCGAGCTTCGCAAGTACCTGATTGATATGCCTGATCTCAAACTCAGGTTATGCATTCAAAAGGCGAAGCAATATGTATCAAATCAGGAGCATGTAGCTGCGATGGCGTCTACATCTGGTGCTCTGGGTCCCGGTAAAGAAGAGTATGCTGGGAATGTAGACTCGGTACAGCGATATAAACCCAAATCGTCTAAACAAATGACTGACACTGAGGAAAACAAGAGCAGTAACGCAAAGGACCAGCCATGCTCAAAATGTGGAAAGTGGAAGCATTTTGGTGGTCGTTGCCCGGCAGAAAGGTCAAGCTGCAACAAATGCAAAAGAAAAGGTCACTAGGCAAAAATGTGCAAAGGAGCCCAGCAAGTATCTGCACTGGAGGAGAATGATGATGGAGTAGATAGTTTGTTTTTAGGAAGTTACCAATGACTAAGCTGCATAAACTACATTGACACCATTGACACCATCTCGGAAACAGAAAATGCCTGGTACGTAGAGTTACAGATGAACTCAAAAATTGTGAGATTTAAAGTAGACTCGGGTGTTGCAGTTTCGGCTATACCAATTAGTGTCTGCAATGCTTTTGGGTTGAAACTGACACCTACTACTCGAGAATTGTTCGGCGCAGGAAACACTAAGCTTACAGTACCTGGAGTGGCTATCGTTGAACTATCTCATGAAGGAAGATGCCACAAAGAGAGGGTTTATGTTGTTGAAGGGCTTGCTAGTCTTCTGTTAGACAAACCGGCCATTAAACAGCTGAGCATTCTCAAAGTGTCTGAAATCGCAGAAGGTTTTTCAACAAGTTAGAAAGAGATGTTTCCGCCATTGTTCTCAGGCTTAGGTACTATGAGATCCAGAGTTCATATTCAGCTGAAAGAACTCCTTTTGCTCAATCTACTCCCAGAAAAAGAGCTGCAGCTCGGCGCCGGCCTTTACAAGAAGAGCTCCACTGGATGGAGAGGATCGGAGTTATCTAGAGGGTAGAGGAGCCCACAGACTGGTGTGCTCCTTGTATAGTTGTGCCCAAGAAAGatgggaagatcagagtatgcataaaTTTTACCCGCCTGAATAAAGCAGTAAAAAGGGCTTACCACCCACTTCCAGCCACTGATGAGACAATAGCCAGTCTGGGTAAGTCACGAGTGTTCTCGAAATTAGATGCAAACAGCGGGTATTGGCAGCTTCGGTTGGATGAAAGTTCGCAAAAACTGACTACTTTTATCACCCTGTTTGGTAGGTTTTTCTGCAAGCGTTTACCATTTGGCATTTCATTGGCTCCCGAAATATTTCAAAGGAAGATGCAGAAGGCTCTGGAGGGCATTGAAGGTGTGTTATGTCAAATGGGTGACATCTTAATTCATACGGAAACTGAAGATGAACACGTCAGTAAAGTGAAAGAAGTCTTATCATG
This region includes:
- the LOC137406712 gene encoding uncharacterized protein, translated to MTQQLGQSLHQFIVKLQVQSENCDYGDMRDDLVRDSTVVGVRDIELRKYLIDMPDLKLRLCIQKAKQYVSNQEHVAAMASTSGALGPGKEEYAGNVDSVQRYKPKSSKQMTDTEENKSSNAKDQPCSKCGKWKHFGGRCPAERSSCNKCKRKGH